From one Staphylococcus kloosii genomic stretch:
- the pcrB gene encoding heptaprenylglyceryl phosphate synthase, giving the protein MYNVKEWKHIFKLDPAKSISDEDLEQLCMSNTDAIVIGGTDNVTEDNVIQLMSRVRRYPLPLALEISNVESVMPGFDFYFVPTVLNSQDVTYHNGILLDALKQFGHVIDFDEVVFEGYVVLNPDSKVAQQTQAKTDLTADDIEAYAQMINEMYKLPVMYLEYSGQQGDINIVKTAASMLTDTQLFYGGGIDSYESARAMAEIADTIIVGDVIYKDIKKALKTVKIKELPK; this is encoded by the coding sequence ATGTATAACGTTAAAGAGTGGAAACATATATTTAAATTAGATCCTGCAAAATCCATTAGTGATGAGGATTTAGAGCAACTTTGTATGTCTAATACCGATGCGATTGTTATAGGTGGGACGGACAATGTTACAGAAGATAATGTCATTCAATTAATGAGTCGTGTTAGAAGATATCCTTTACCATTAGCGTTAGAAATTTCAAATGTTGAAAGTGTAATGCCTGGTTTTGATTTTTACTTTGTACCGACAGTATTAAATAGTCAAGATGTTACATATCATAATGGAATTTTATTAGATGCATTGAAACAATTTGGCCATGTCATAGATTTTGATGAAGTAGTATTTGAAGGCTATGTCGTATTAAATCCAGACAGTAAGGTCGCACAGCAGACACAAGCTAAGACTGATCTAACAGCTGATGATATTGAGGCTTATGCACAAATGATTAACGAAATGTATAAATTACCTGTTATGTATTTAGAATACAGTGGTCAGCAAGGTGACATTAATATAGTGAAAACTGCCGCGAGTATGTTAACAGACACACAATTATTTTATGGCGGTGGCATTGACAGTTACGAATCAGCCCGTGCAATGGCAGAAATTGCCGATACTATAATTGTGGGTGACGTTATATATAAAGATATTAAAAAAGCATTAAAAACAGTAAAAATAAAGGAGTTACCTAAATGA
- the purB gene encoding adenylosuccinate lyase, whose protein sequence is MIERYSREEMSNIWTDQNRYEAWLEVEILACEAWSKLGYIPQEDVQKIRDNAKVDVVRAQEIEQETRHDVVAFTRQVSETLGEERKWVHYGLTSTDVVDTALSYVIKQANEIIEKDLERFIDVLAKKAQDYKYTLMMGRTHGVHAEPTTFGVKMALWYTEMKRNLERFKRVREEIEVGKMSGAVGTFANIPPEIESHVCERLGIGAAPVSTQTLQRDRHAYYIATLALIATSMEKFAVEIRNLQKTETREVEEAFAKGQKGSSAMPHKRNPIGSENITGLSRVIRGYITTAYENVPLWHERDISHSSAERIMLPDVTIALDYGLNRFTNIVDRLTVYEENMSANIDKTFGLIFSQRVLLALINKGMVREEAYDKVQPKAMESWETKTPFRELVEQDSDITELLTPEELDACFDPKHHLNQVDTIFERAGLA, encoded by the coding sequence ATGATTGAACGTTATTCTAGAGAAGAAATGTCTAATATTTGGACAGACCAAAACCGTTATGAAGCATGGCTAGAAGTAGAAATTTTGGCTTGTGAGGCGTGGAGTAAATTAGGTTACATACCACAAGAAGACGTACAAAAAATACGTGATAACGCTAAAGTAGACGTTGTCAGAGCACAAGAAATCGAACAAGAAACTAGACATGACGTAGTAGCATTTACACGTCAAGTATCGGAAACATTAGGAGAAGAACGTAAATGGGTACATTATGGTCTTACTTCAACAGATGTCGTTGATACAGCATTAAGTTATGTTATCAAACAAGCAAACGAAATTATTGAAAAAGATTTAGAACGTTTTATCGATGTATTAGCTAAAAAAGCTCAAGACTATAAATATACATTAATGATGGGTCGTACACATGGTGTGCATGCTGAACCAACAACGTTTGGCGTGAAAATGGCACTTTGGTACACTGAAATGAAACGTAATTTAGAACGTTTTAAACGTGTTAGAGAAGAAATTGAAGTAGGTAAGATGAGTGGTGCAGTAGGTACATTCGCTAATATTCCACCAGAAATTGAATCACATGTATGTGAGCGTTTAGGCATTGGTGCAGCTCCAGTTTCAACACAAACACTACAAAGAGACAGACATGCATACTATATTGCAACGCTTGCGTTAATTGCTACTTCTATGGAAAAATTTGCCGTAGAAATTAGAAACTTACAAAAAACAGAAACACGTGAAGTTGAAGAAGCATTTGCTAAAGGACAAAAAGGTTCATCAGCAATGCCACATAAACGTAATCCAATTGGTTCTGAAAATATTACAGGTTTATCACGTGTAATAAGAGGATATATTACTACAGCGTACGAAAATGTTCCACTATGGCATGAAAGAGATATTTCTCATTCATCTGCAGAACGTATCATGTTACCTGATGTTACAATCGCATTAGACTATGGACTAAATCGATTCACTAATATCGTTGATAGACTAACAGTTTATGAAGAAAATATGTCCGCGAATATAGACAAAACTTTCGGTTTAATATTCTCTCAACGCGTATTATTAGCCTTAATAAACAAAGGTATGGTTCGCGAAGAAGCATATGATAAAGTTCAACCTAAAGCGATGGAATCTTGGGAAACTAAAACACCGTTCAGAGAATTAGTAGAACAAGATAGTGATATTACTGAATTATTAACTCCTGAAGAATTAGATGCTTGTTTCGATCCTAAACATCATTTGAATCAAGTAGATACTATTTTTGAAAGAGCGGGATTAGCTTAA
- a CDS encoding NETI motif-containing protein has product MKKQQKFQVAENETIQDCLQRMREQGYMPVKRFEKPVYKEDNNGKIEVLRQEIEFVGKLIE; this is encoded by the coding sequence ATGAAGAAACAACAAAAATTTCAAGTCGCAGAAAACGAAACGATTCAAGACTGTTTACAACGTATGAGAGAACAAGGTTACATGCCTGTAAAACGTTTTGAAAAACCAGTGTACAAAGAAGATAACAATGGAAAAATTGAAGTTTTAAGACAAGAAATAGAATTTGTCGGTAAATTAATCGAATAA
- a CDS encoding YerC/YecD family TrpR-related protein has protein sequence MQIEKLRGQALDELFDAILTLETREECYQFFDDLCTVNELQSLSQRLQVAKMIKQGYTYATIEQESGASTATISRVKRSLQWGNDAYTMILERMNIETTD, from the coding sequence ATGCAAATTGAAAAATTAAGAGGACAAGCGTTAGATGAATTATTTGATGCGATATTGACTCTTGAGACACGTGAAGAATGTTATCAATTTTTTGATGACTTATGCACTGTCAATGAACTACAATCTTTATCTCAAAGATTACAAGTTGCTAAGATGATAAAACAAGGTTATACGTATGCGACAATAGAACAAGAATCTGGTGCGTCGACTGCAACAATTTCACGCGTGAAAAGATCACTCCAATGGGGTAACGACGCTTATACAATGATATTAGAGCGTATGAATATTGAAACTACTGACTAA
- a CDS encoding DUF2179 domain-containing protein, with amino-acid sequence MSVIASNPWLMVLAIFVINVAYVTCLTMRTILTLKGYRYIAAIVSFVEVLVYVVGLGLVMSSLDQIQNIVAYAFGFSIGIIVGMKIEEKLALGYTVVNVTSSEYELDLATQLRDLGYGVTHYTAHGRDGYRLVVQILTPRRFEFKLIETIKQIDAKAFVIAYEPRTIHGGFWAKGLKTKKLKQYDTDEVESI; translated from the coding sequence ATGTCTGTTATAGCATCAAACCCATGGTTAATGGTCTTAGCCATATTTGTCATAAATGTTGCTTATGTAACTTGTTTAACTATGCGTACTATTTTAACGTTAAAAGGATATCGTTACATTGCTGCAATAGTAAGCTTTGTTGAAGTACTTGTTTATGTAGTTGGATTAGGACTTGTTATGTCTAGTTTAGATCAAATTCAAAACATAGTTGCTTATGCTTTCGGTTTCTCTATTGGTATTATTGTAGGAATGAAAATTGAAGAGAAGTTAGCACTTGGTTATACAGTCGTAAATGTAACTTCATCTGAATATGAATTAGATTTAGCAACACAACTAAGAGACTTAGGATACGGCGTTACACACTACACTGCACACGGTAGAGATGGTTATCGTTTAGTAGTTCAAATTTTAACGCCTAGAAGATTTGAATTTAAGTTAATTGAAACGATTAAACAAATTGACGCAAAAGCTTTCGTAATAGCATACGAACCACGTACAATTCATGGTGGTTTCTGGGCTAAAGGATTAAAAACGAAAAAACTTAAACAATACGATACGGATGAAGTTGAATCTATATGA
- a CDS encoding M15 family metallopeptidase has translation MKKFFGGVTIVLIISFIVFICFFFFTRHDSDDDDLTYQIVKPKNALPIITEEHGVTKVNGHVVVNKHYTLPPSHKPGEDKHAKKQLNKLLAAAEKDNIDLKFRSGYRSYQDQQEIMKKFVKEEGKEQAKHYTAIPGHSEHQTGLAFDVGTDAPIKDFKKDFGKSKEGKWLAQHAPEYGFIIRYPKGQEKETGYSYEAWHIRYVGPELAKIIKDGNTNLETYYNLPN, from the coding sequence GTGAAGAAATTTTTCGGAGGCGTAACTATTGTCTTGATAATTAGTTTTATTGTGTTTATTTGTTTCTTTTTCTTTACGCGCCATGATAGCGATGACGATGATTTAACTTATCAAATAGTTAAGCCGAAAAACGCTTTGCCAATAATAACGGAGGAACATGGTGTAACGAAAGTAAATGGGCATGTAGTAGTAAATAAACATTATACGTTGCCACCTTCTCATAAACCAGGCGAAGATAAACATGCCAAAAAGCAATTAAACAAATTGCTAGCAGCAGCTGAGAAAGATAATATTGATTTGAAATTCCGGAGCGGTTATAGAAGCTACCAAGATCAGCAAGAAATTATGAAGAAATTTGTTAAAGAAGAAGGTAAAGAACAAGCGAAACATTATACAGCTATTCCAGGACATTCTGAACATCAGACAGGCTTAGCATTTGATGTTGGTACCGATGCACCTATAAAAGACTTTAAAAAAGATTTTGGTAAATCGAAAGAAGGTAAATGGTTGGCACAACATGCACCTGAATATGGTTTTATTATTCGTTATCCAAAAGGACAAGAAAAAGAGACAGGTTATTCTTATGAGGCTTGGCATATCAGATATGTAGGTCCAGAATTAGCGAAAATTATTAAAGACGGGAATACGAATTTAGAAACGTATTACAATTTACCGAATTAA
- a CDS encoding nicotinate phosphoribosyltransferase, which produces MYQYKDDTFTLHSDLYQINMAETYWNDGIHERLAVFDLYFRNMPFNSGYAVFNGLKRVIDYINSFQFSQADIDYLKSIGYKEDFLNYLATLKFTGNIRSMQEGELCFGNEPLIRVEAPLIQAQLIETMLLNIVNFHTLISTKASRIRHVANDDTLMEFGTRRAQEADAALWGARAAYIGGFNSTSNVRAGKLFNIPVSGTHAHAMVQAYGDEYVAFKKYAERHKDCVFLVDTFHTLKSGVPNAIKVAKELGDKINFIGIRLDSGDIAYLSKEARAMLDEAGFTDAKIIVSNDLDEQTISSLKTQGARVDSWGVGTKLITGYDQPALGAVYKLVAIEDEEGNYSDRIKLSNNAEKVTTPGKKNVYRIINKKTQKAEGDYITLQDEDPNAESPLKLFHPVHTYKMKFIKSFIAKDLHHDIFKEGKLVYDLPDEQAAQAYLKDSLSHFWEENKRYLNPQEYPVDLSTACWENKHKRIFEVAEHVKKMEEEHE; this is translated from the coding sequence GTGTACCAATATAAAGATGACACGTTTACATTACATAGTGATTTATATCAAATAAATATGGCAGAAACATATTGGAATGATGGGATACATGAAAGATTAGCTGTCTTTGATTTATATTTTAGAAATATGCCATTTAATAGTGGATATGCAGTATTTAATGGCTTGAAACGTGTAATTGACTATATTAATTCTTTTCAATTTTCACAAGCAGATATTGATTATTTAAAATCAATTGGTTACAAAGAAGATTTCTTAAATTACTTAGCAACATTAAAATTTACTGGCAATATACGTTCAATGCAAGAAGGAGAACTATGCTTCGGTAATGAACCGTTAATTAGAGTAGAAGCACCACTAATTCAGGCACAATTAATCGAAACGATGTTGCTGAACATTGTTAACTTTCATACTTTAATTAGTACTAAAGCAAGTCGTATTAGACATGTTGCTAATGACGATACATTAATGGAATTTGGTACGCGTAGAGCGCAAGAAGCAGATGCAGCATTATGGGGAGCGAGAGCAGCTTATATAGGTGGTTTTAATTCCACTAGTAATGTACGTGCAGGTAAGTTGTTCAATATACCAGTTTCAGGTACACATGCGCATGCTATGGTACAAGCTTATGGCGATGAGTACGTAGCATTTAAAAAGTATGCAGAGCGTCATAAGGATTGTGTCTTTTTAGTCGATACTTTCCATACTTTAAAATCAGGCGTGCCAAACGCTATAAAAGTAGCTAAAGAATTAGGCGATAAAATTAATTTTATTGGTATTCGTTTAGATTCTGGTGATATAGCTTACTTATCAAAAGAAGCACGTGCTATGTTAGATGAAGCAGGTTTTACAGACGCTAAGATAATAGTTTCAAACGATTTAGATGAACAGACAATCTCAAGTCTAAAAACACAAGGCGCAAGAGTTGATTCATGGGGAGTTGGCACTAAGTTAATTACTGGATATGATCAACCTGCTTTAGGTGCAGTTTACAAACTTGTTGCTATAGAAGATGAAGAAGGCAATTATTCAGATAGAATTAAACTTTCTAATAACGCTGAAAAAGTAACGACACCAGGTAAGAAAAACGTCTATCGCATAATTAATAAAAAAACACAAAAGGCGGAAGGCGACTACATCACTTTACAAGATGAGGATCCTAATGCAGAATCTCCATTAAAATTATTCCATCCTGTGCATACTTACAAGATGAAATTTATAAAATCATTTATCGCAAAAGACTTACATCACGATATTTTTAAAGAAGGTAAATTGGTCTATGATTTACCAGATGAACAAGCGGCTCAAGCATATTTAAAAGATAGCTTGTCTCACTTTTGGGAAGAAAATAAACGTTATTTAAACCCACAAGAATATCCAGTCGATTTAAGTACAGCTTGCTGGGAAAACAAACATAAGCGTATCTTTGAAGTAGCAGAACATGTTAAAAAGATGGAGGAAGAACATGAGTAA
- the nadE gene encoding ammonia-dependent NAD(+) synthetase has protein sequence MSNLQDIIVKEMQVKPEIDNEVEIRNILQFIKNYVQSHSFIKTLVLGISGGQDSTLMGKLLQIAVTELRNENRECKFIAVKLPYGQQKDADEVEEALEFIEPDEIVTVNIKPAVDQSINSLKEAGFALTDFQKGNEKARERMKVQFAIAANQSGIVVGTDHSAENVTGFYTKYGDGAADIAPLFGLNKRQGRQLLKYLNAPQQLYNKIPTADLEDDKPQLPDEEALGVTYDQIDDYLENKPVASDAKDKIEQHYVRNAHKRELAYTRYSWPKN, from the coding sequence ATGAGTAATTTACAAGATATTATCGTGAAGGAAATGCAAGTCAAGCCAGAAATTGATAATGAAGTGGAAATAAGAAATATTTTACAATTTATAAAAAATTATGTGCAATCACATTCATTTATAAAAACTTTAGTACTCGGAATTTCAGGTGGTCAGGACTCAACATTAATGGGTAAATTACTTCAAATTGCTGTGACTGAATTAAGAAATGAAAATAGAGAATGCAAATTTATTGCAGTTAAACTACCATACGGACAACAAAAAGATGCTGACGAGGTAGAAGAAGCACTCGAATTTATTGAACCTGATGAAATAGTTACGGTTAATATTAAACCAGCAGTCGATCAAAGTATTAATTCATTAAAAGAAGCGGGCTTTGCGCTGACAGATTTCCAAAAAGGAAATGAAAAAGCTAGAGAGCGTATGAAAGTACAATTTGCGATAGCTGCTAATCAATCAGGCATAGTTGTCGGAACTGACCATTCAGCAGAAAATGTAACAGGTTTTTATACTAAATACGGTGACGGCGCAGCTGACATTGCACCACTTTTTGGTTTGAATAAACGTCAAGGCCGCCAATTATTAAAATATTTAAATGCGCCACAACAACTTTATAATAAAATACCGACAGCAGATCTTGAAGATGATAAACCACAGTTACCTGACGAAGAAGCTTTAGGCGTAACATATGATCAAATAGATGATTATTTAGAAAATAAACCCGTGGCAAGCGATGCAAAAGACAAAATAGAACAGCATTATGTTAGAAACGCTCATAAAAGAGAATTGGCCTATACACGTTATAGCTGGCCTAAAAATTAA